From the Oxalobacter vibrioformis genome, the window GTACGGTGCGGCAGGTGCCGGGGTATAAAGTGGCTGGCTTTGCAACGTGGCGCTGTGGTCGTCCCAACTGTCGGTTATGCGCCAGTCGTCGTTTTTCTGGACCGGCAGCCCGTACAGATGATCGTTTTCATTTTCTTTTCCCATTGTGTTTTTCCAGAGGAGTTATGGCGCATCAGGCCATGAGGGTTAAGCAGGACGGTATGCTTTTTTTGCCATGCCGTTTGGCTCCTTCTGTTATACACGCTGTCAAGGGGGTAGGAGGCTGTTTGTCATGAGCAGCCTGTAAGGCTCATGGATACTGGCTCTCACAAAAGAAGAGCACCCGCGCGTTCAGGGGGAAAATCCAATAAGGGTTTCAGGTGGTTTCCTGCCGCCGCCAGACGACGGGTTCCTTGAGTTTTTTGCCGACATCGTCGAGGTAGGCTTCGTGTGCGGCGGCTTCTTCGGGGGTGGCTTTCCTGACGATGACATCCGAAAGGGCAAAGGCCGGGTCGTTCCTGTCAAATTCATCCATCTGGGAAGCCAGGTCAATGCCCAGCGACTCCTGTCCGCGCGTCATGGTGAGATACACGTCTGACAGGAGCGCCGAATCGATCAGGGCACCATGAAGGTCGCGGTGCGTGTTGTCGATCTCATAGCGCTCGCACAGGGCGTCAAGAGAGTTACGCCTGCCGGGAAAATTTTCCCGCGCCATGGCAAGTGTATCGATGATATTGGTCGCCAGCTCGTGTACTTTTGGCAGGTTGAGCCGGGCAAGCTCGGCATTGAGAAAGCCGACGTCAAAGGGCGCATTGTGGATGATGAGTTCTGCCCCGCGGATGTAATCGCAAAAGGCC encodes:
- the dnaQ gene encoding DNA polymerase III subunit epsilon, which codes for MRQIVLDTETTGLSHSEGDRIIEIGAIELKSRQMTQNNFHHYINPERDSHPDALAVHGLTTDFLRDKPKFAEIAQAFCDYIRGAELIIHNAPFDVGFLNAELARLNLPKVHELATNIIDTLAMARENFPGRRNSLDALCERYEIDNTHRDLHGALIDSALLSDVYLTMTRGQESLGIDLASQMDEFDRNDPAFALSDVIVRKATPEEAAAHEAYLDDVGKKLKEPVVWRRQETT